Within Oncorhynchus masou masou isolate Uvic2021 chromosome 17, UVic_Omas_1.1, whole genome shotgun sequence, the genomic segment gacctgaaaatagctgtgcagcgacgctccccgtatgagaggatctgcaaagaaccggataaactccccaaatacagtggggcaaaaaagtatttagtcagccaccaattgtgcaagttctcctacttaaaaagatgaggcctgtacacttcaactatgacaaaattagaattttttctctccagaaaatcacattgtaatatatttgcaaattacggtggaaaataagtatttggtcaataacaaaagtttatctcaacactttgttatataccctttgttggcaatgacaagaggtcaaacgttttctgtaagtcttcacaaggttttcacacactgttgctggtattttggcccattcctccatgcagatctcctctagagcagtgatgttttggggctgttgctgggcaacacggactttcaactccctccaaagattttctatggggttgagatctggagactggctaggccactccaggaccttgaaatgcttcttacgttgccactcctttgttgcccgggtggtgtgtttgggatcattgtcatgctgaaagaaccagccacgtttcatcttcaatgcccttgctgatggaaggttttcactcaaaatctcacaatacatggccccattcattctttccttcctttacacggatcagtcgtcctggtccctttgcagaaaaacagccccaaagcatgacttttccacccccatgcttcacagtaggtatggtgttctttggatgcaactcagcattctttgtcctccaaacacgacgagttgagtttttaccaaaaagttttattttggtttcatctgaccatatgacattctcccaatcttcttctggatcatccaaatgctctctagcaaacttcagacgggcctggacatgtactggcgtaagcagggagacacgtctggcactgcaggatttgagtccctggcggcgtagtgttactgatggcaggctttgttactttggtcccagctctctgcaggtcattcactaggtccccctgtgtggttctgggatttttgctcaccattcttgagatcattttgaccccacggggtgagatcttgcgtggagccccagatcaagggagattatcagtgatcttgtatgtcttccatttcctaataattgctcccacagttgatttcttcaaaccaagctgcttacctattgcagattcagtcttcccagcctggtgcaggtataCAATTTTGTTCctagtgtcctttgacagctctttggtcttggccatagtggagtttggagtgtgactgtttgaggttgtggacaggtgtcttttatactgataacaagttcaaacaggtgccattaatacaggtaacgagtggaggacagaggagcctcttaaagaagaagttacaggtctgtgagagccagaaatcttgcttgtttgtaggtgaccaaatacttattttccaccatcatttgcaaataaattcattaaaaatcctacaatgtgattgttGGATTTTcccccccctcattttgtctgtcatagttgaagtgtatatatgatgaaaattaaaggcctcatctttttaagtgggagaacttgcacaattggtggctgactaaatacttttttgccccactgtacatacccaagaagactcgaggctgtaatcgctgccaaagatgcttcaacaaagtactgagtaaagggtcttaatacttatggTAATGTGATATCTccattgtgtagattgatgagggggaaaaaacaatttatgtttttgaataaggctataatgtaacaagatgtgggaaaagtcaagggttctgataACTtccctgaatgcactgtatatctcaAGTCAAAATTCAGCCCCACTCATGTTCTGCTTCTGCTGCCCAAAGACATGTTTCAGCACTGATGCTTCAATGCAGAtgggtgttctctgtttgtttttGAGGGCTTTCTATGTACAATCCATTCATAAAACCAAGGCATCCAATTTGTTCACCCCAAGAACATAGTCTTTGTACAAGTCACTGAAGAAGCAAAGAGAATTCAGGGGGAACAAATAAAAGAACAAACAAAATGGGGGATGAATACAATGTCATCACCACAACAAAAAAATGACATCAATAGACATAGTTcaagagaaaacaaaaacaatattCAACGATAGTCTCCAAACTCTTATACAAAGTTAGCTTAATCTAAAAAGCATAAAATAGATTTTTTACATCACACATGTTAACCTTGACATGTACCATGGCCTAACAGAATTTTGTTTCAGATGCAAGATCTCCTCACGCCGCCTCTGTCCCACCCCCTCATTGGCCTTATTGCTTCTTATGAACGGGGGGCTATTGGATGGAGAAACATTGCACTACATGAGTGTGAAGTTCAGTTCTGTACAATTCTGTCctgttatatccccaaaatgaaTGTAACTTGTTATTTTTGCCCATTTCACCATCTGCGGGGCTCTGTATAAGGCAGCTCTGTTTCCTTTTAAGGCATCGCTGCTTTGAGACTAACACAGACCAGAAGCGAAGTGATGATGGATGTGGACAAAATTCTCATTATCCACATTAACAAAAAGTACACTTTTCACATAAGGACCacaaagtgtgtgcgtgtgtgtgcgtgtgtgagagagagggtgtctCAGTGAGCTGCAGCCGagtttagaggttagaggtcagagcagggctcTTGTTGTCTGCCATGACCATCTCTCATTGCTGGTAATTTCCATATTGACCCTGTGGAGGAAGGAAGAAAGTACTGTAAATGGACACATCTTAATGACTTCTCATTCTGAACAAACAGGCATTTACTTGAGAAAAGCTCATATATATCTAAATAGGATGCAAACAAGCACATCTGTGGTAGCTATCAACCTTATGTCACAGATGCAGACTATTCCTGTCTGGCTGCATTGGCTGGATTTAACCAGCAGGTGGCAGCATGGCCTCAGAAAAGCTCATGAAAGGAGGGACGCAACTTCTTATTAGTATTCTGCAGCATTAAGCAAAATGCTGCTCTGTGACTTGTGCATTTAATATGATAGGagggatgttttttgtttgttggtaTTTTAAAGGTTAATTTCTAAACAGGGGTCGAAAGTGGCTGCTCTTTAGGAACAATTGTCATTAGTTACATATTTAAGATTTTCAGTTTCAATTTGACTATTACTTTGATCAGATACTATTTCTACACAGTGCATAATTATTAATAAATGAcacataaaacatttaaatgcagTTAATTGCatgaaaaaaatatgaatattaaCCAAAGTATGGCGAGTTGTATTTTTGATTTTGTCAATtccaaaaacatctacattttctCAAGTTCCCCAACAGATTGCGCTTGTTATATTTGAAGACCTCAAGCATAAAGTTCGACCCCTGGTTACAAAAAGACGTAAAGAAATCAGATGTTTAAacagaagacaggaggagaaacatAACAAATGCAGATCAAGGCTAGGCGAACAGGTCAAACGTCCAGATTTGACGTTGAGGTGACGTCTTCACAGCAACCATTACCTTTGCTTCTTACAGAGCTAGTCAGGGGTTCAAATCCCCGGGTCTTTATTTCCTCATGTGTCCCTGAATATTCAAAGATAAAGAATCAAAGTGTAGCTGTGGCCTCCGCAAAGGACCACAGAAAATACAGGGCAACACGTagctctcccctccctgtcaacACTACCAAAGGTCTATGTTACATTTGGGGAGGAGAGATTCTACattaccctgctctgctctgactTGCTGTATTATTCAAGGCAATATATCAATAACTCTTTTCCACTCACAACTCAACTGTGAAGGCAGGTTTCTCTTAACAGAGGAGAACCATACTAAGCTGTAAGCTGGCTAAACACATCAAACCGTTTAAGGAATTATATATTAAGCTCCCCATACAACGTCAGCATGCACAAGACACCCACTCCTCCCTGGTCTCTTGCTTATGGACACCCCCTGAACCCTGGATAAACTAAATGTTATATCTCATCTTTAACTTCTATCCATCTTTAGCCAACATACAAGGACATAGTAAGACCTGCCTACTCATGGGCTCATGCTCACCTGGTCGTAGCCTGGGTATGGGCGTTGTTGCTGGGCCTGAGGGGGGCCGGGCTGGGGGCCCCGGTAGGCCCCGTACTGCTGCCCCTGGCCCTGGGGGTAACCCTGAGGGTACTGGCCTGGAGCTCCCTGGGATGGACCTGGTGGACACAGAGATCAAAGGTTATGGACGTCTGACTGAAATATTACATGAAGATACTGTTCTTCACAACGACATTATTATAGACATTGTCTGTTCAAATCATCAAACGTACAGTGTCTGGGAGCGTAAACAGCATGCTAGATTCCCAGATTTTGCTGTTCGATGTCAATCATTATGACACGTCGTATTCTTGCACAATTGAGCGCTTCAGGGGAACTCACTTAGAGGTGGATTGACTATCTACCCATGAACACAGGTCCACTGACAGGCAGACCGACAGAggcatggcagagagagagagactagtgggTCGTATTAGTTGGACCCTGGGCCATTCGTTGAAGTTTGGCTCCACACCAACACTGGCCTACTCTTCTCTGTAATGAGAGTCAGAGAGTCTGACTAACTGCAGCCAGAGCTGTAGCCAGCACCAGGGACGGGGCTGGGCGTTAAGTCATCTAATGCAAGGAGACATCAAGGAGATTCCGTGGGCCTTCATTAGAGAAGCAGAGCCTCATTAAAACCCATTTCATCGGACAGCCTCTGAATACTACCGTTGCACTGGTGTTACCGTACCGCCGCATAGCGCCGTGCTATCAGGCATTCCAACGGCTGATCAGTGATAGGATGCCTGACTGACTGGGGCCGAAAGAGAGTCAGAAGAGAGCCACGCAACATCGTTAGGGCGCTCGTAATGCCAACGCCGCAAAGCTTAACTTAGAGGGGGCCCGCCTGCGAGAGTGAACGAGCGTGTGGCAGATGGAGCCTACCTCACAGATTCTGCCTCTCTCCACCAGCTCATTACTGACATGAGAGAAATGCCTCTGgctcagagagagcgagcgaaagcAGGAGAAGAAGAGCTGACACGATTTTAAAAACGAAGGGGAGAAGGCCCACTCGCACACAATGCCATGGGCGATTACCCATAAGCCTgacctttcctttctctttcactcactctctcactttctGTAACACAGTGACTAGGCCTGTACAGTGACCCACCATAGTACTAGAGGGACACCTAACACAGCACATTGTCTGCCAACTCCCTCTTCTGATCAACGTGCCAGTGTCTGTAGCCTTGACTGTGCTGCTGCGACATTGAAAGTGCACAATGTCAATTAGGAAAACAGTGGCGTGGTACAGTAAACATACAGGAGGTGCTGGGTTGGTGCCATTTGGAATCAAGGACTGATGTTTCAAGACAACTAAATCAAAAGCAAATGGTGCCTCCTACAGGATGAGTGTGGActgacagagaaagaggaagtCCAAAGTAGACTGAGTATTTCCACCCACCATAACCCTGTTGCTGTCCAGGATAGCCCTGCTGTCCGGGGTACTGCTGCTGTGGGGGGTAGCCCTGCTGTTGAGGACCTTGCTGGTAGGCCTCCTGCTGCTGGCCATACTGGGCGTTTCCTATAGGGGGGACAACAGAGACATTACAGTACCTGTGACATTACAGTATCTGAACCAGGCTCGACGACATAACAGCAGACAGCACAGCAGTGCTTAGTGTGGCCAGAATCAGGGTTGGGGTCCATTCCATTTCGATTCAGTCAACTCCGGAGGTAAACAGAAATTCCAATTCAAAACGTTGtttggaatttcagtttacttcctgagtTGACTAAACTGAACAGGAAATTGACCCCAACCTTGATCCAAATGTTTTGAAAACAGTGATTTAGGCTGTTAACAAACAAAGTTAACAAACCATGATCTTTTTCATAGGGGGACTGTTGGTTGGCTGCTGGGTCTCGCTCTGGCAGACAAGACAAGAACCACAGGAGAAAAAGAACCAACACTGTGAGCACGCCCATTGAAACATTAAGTTTTGTTTTTAATATACAGAATTGTTATAGTGACACCTTTTCAGCATCCTTACCTGACACCTGCTATGAGccgtaaaataaaataaaagcttGAACGACAACATTTATGAGAAATTAAATATTTGTGAGTGAGAAATCAAGAATGATACAAAAGTTTAGGAAGGCAGAAAACAGAGCAGACTCGGGAAGCTTCAGCCGCTCAACTCAACCTCCCTCAACCTGAACTGAGCTGGACAGGGAAGGCTAATTGGGAGAAATAATACCGGCGTAGAAAGTGTATTTTAGGCATGTTAATTGTAAAAAACGAGCATTTAGGCTACTGCAGTTTTTGAACAAAATAGCCTTAGCAACAAAAAAAGTTGCATTAGTTATATGGCTTTAGCGTAGCTTCCTTTTTCCCTACGTACATTTCTGTGAAACTACAACGATACCTCTATGGTAGTATTGTTCTGAGAAATCAAAGCGTTGATCAGGAAACGGTGGCTAAAGCAAACCGTACTCACCATCACCTATAGCATTACTCCACAGGGTGCTAGGAGACATGTTATTTCATGTCCATTTTGGAGGAGGTAGAAGTCAATGGGGGGAAAATTCGGGGGATGAAGATATTGTTATATACGCATAAACATTTATTGTGCttcacacagtgtctctgtgcgTTGAAATGTTCAGAAATATAGTTTTGCAAAAGTTTAAAGTAATCATGGGAGAAAATAAACTACTTTCTTTTGAGAATATACATATTTTTCCAAAACAATATTTAAAATCCTGTAATTCCCATCAGAGTACAACCTAGCTATTGGAGACTGCTGTGTCAACGTTTCAAAGGGAGTAGAATGTAGAAAAAGGTTGTAAAAATGTGATTGACACATGCAAGAGAAAATTATTCATTTGAGAATACTTGTTTATGTTGATGCTATGACACAAAATCACTATGAAGGGGTTGGAAATCATTGGGGAAATCATCCCAGTCCAACTAATCTCATTTTCCGCCACAACATCTGTCAAGTCTGctaactcgtgtgtgtgtgtgtgtgtgtgtgtgtgtgtggggcttcTGCTAAAGTAGGACCCCTGCTTCCGCTAAAAGCACGACCGGAGATCAACTTCCAGGATTGAATCGCTGTATGCATTTGGAGTCCCACCATGACAAGATCAGAGTTCGACAGAATAACTAGCTGACTAGCTATTTGTTTATCGACGACGCACAGTCCTAAATGGGACGGTGGGTGGGAAAACCGAACATCAGAGCTTCCTTCAGGCCAGACTTACAGAGCACAGTGACTAATGTCCAACTGAAGTTAGATGACTTTCATTCTGTACTTCCACAAATGTTCTAGATAACCGCGTAGGAACCGAAATACACCGTCGACGCTCAGTATAAGGCTTGGGTGTGAGGTGGTGCTGAACGATCCACTCCCTTGATGGACAGGGTCACCATCTGTCACACAATGTTGTTTTGCTTTTTTACGCTCTCCATCCTCTGTCCTTCTCCATGCCTCAACACAGCTCCTCTAAGTGAACCTTAGACAGGCAGAGGTTTGGTTGGTTCTACGAGCGAGCAAGCGGTTGGTTGGATCTCCTACCTTCTGAAGCGCCCTGTCCTGCGTGACTGTACTGGTCCCCATAGTAGTCTTCCTGCCCTGGGTACTGCTGAGGGGgtcctacacacacatacacacacggcaaacaacacacacacaggtagattcAAGGTGTTGTTGGGGGGTCATTTCGGCGAGGAAGTTGTAATTTTGGTCGCTTATTTGCTAGAGAGCTCCTGTGTGAGTCTCGTTGGTCACCAAACTACAGTttagtagtgctgggactgacaACCTTCAGGGCGCCTGGGTGAGTGTTCCTTCTATGGTTATGGGACTACCTGCGTCTGTGAGCCACGACAGTGGAAGTGAAAGATAGCTCCACTTAAAGACGAAGAGGAGGTGGCAGCCCTGTGTAAAGTCAAACCAAGCGCCTTTCTCTTGGCCCAGTGGTCCACTCTGTGGAGCGGAGCATACCTTGCTGTGGGGGTCTGTAAGGGGGCATGGGCCTCTGCCCCATGACATGGTTGCCTGGGTTGACCTGACCCATCATGCCCATGGGATTCTGCTGGCCCTGGTAGTGCTGCCCGCCACCCCCAGGGGGCATGTTGTACTGCTGGGAGGGAGGCTGCTGGTGCATCATGGGGCCTGGGGTGGgaacaacacaaatacacacaatatTTCATTACAGAACCCAattagaaaaataataataataaaatgctCTATGGGTGGATGTCATCATCGATAGAGGGACAACTGAAGGTCCAGTGTGAGAGGTGATAAGGTCTATcaattataccccccccccccacctttccTGTACCTTGGTTAGGCTGCATGTTCATGTTGGGCCGGGGGCCGTAGTTGCCCATGGGTCCCTGTCCCTGGGTCATGTTCATCTGGCCCTGGGCAGGCATGCCCTGAGACGAGGGCACAGCGTGGTTGTAGCCGCCCATGGAACCGTGGCTGCTGGGGGGCATGTTCATGGCGCCACTTCCGGGCATGTTGGGAGGCTGGTTGGGGCCAGGCCCGGGGCCCTGCATGGGCATGTGATTGGGCCCTGGGAAAAAAGGACAGACCATTTAACCTTCAggatgatacagtgccttgcaaaagtattcaccaccCTGAcgtttttactattttgttgcaTGACAACCtgtacatttttttgtttgtatttttctccccaatttcatggtatctaattggtagtagttacagtcttgtctcgtcgctgcaactcccgtacggactcgggagaggcgaaggtcgagagccagtCTCCCTCACTCCGGAACAcaactgcaactcccgtacggactcgggagaggcgaaggtcgagagccagtCTCCCTCACTCCGGAACAcaactgcaactcccgtacggactcgggagaggcgaaggtcgagagccagtCTCCCTCACTCCGGAACAcaactgcaactcccgtacggagtcgggagaggcgaaggtcgagagccagtCTCCCTCACTCCGAAACAcaactgcaactcccatacggactcgggagaggcgaaggtcgagagccagtCTCCCTCACTCCGGAACAcaactgcaactcccgtacggactcgggagaggcgaaggtcgagagccagtCTCCCTCACTCCggaacacaacccaaccaagccgcactgcttcttgaaacaatgcccatccaacccggaagccagccgcaccaatgtgtcgcaggaaacaccgtacacctggcgaccgtgtcagcatgcattgcgcccggcccgccacaggagtcgctagtgtgcggtgagacaaggatatctctgccggccaaaccctccctaacccgaacgacgctgggccaattgtgcgctgccccatgggcctcccagtCGTGGCTGACTGACAGAGCTTGGGCtaaaacccagaatctctagtggcacatggggcagcgcacaattggcccagcgtcgttttCATGTaatggatttcatgtaatggacatacacaaaatagtgaaATGAAAAACAATTACTTGTTTCAAtaaattctaaaaaataaaaacatggaaAAGtgatgtgtgcatatgtattcattccctttgctatgaagccccaaaataagatctggtgcgaccaattaccttcagaagtcacataattagttaaataaagtccacttgtgtgcaatatataaataacccactgttcctaggtcatcattgaaaataagaatttgttcttaactgacttgcctagttaaataaaagttcaaataaaaataaaaatcagggttgggttataaaaaaatctgaaactttgaacatccctcagagcaccattaaatcagaggcaacaaagagaccaaagataacccggaaggagctgcaaagctccaaagtatctgtccataggaccaccttaagccgtacactccacagagctgggctttacggaagagtggccagaaaaaagccattgctaaaagaaaaaaatatgcgaacacatttggtgttcgccaaacgGCATGTGGGAGacaccccaaacatatggaaggtactctggtcagatgagactaaaattgatattttttggccatcaaggaaaacgctacgtctggcgcaaacccaacacctctcatcaccccgagaataccatccccacagtgaagcatggtggtggcagcatcattctgtgggatgtttttcatcttcagggactgggaaactggtcagaattgaaggatgatgcagtcttccagagatttgagactgggacggaggttcaccttccagcaggacaatgaccctaagcatactgcgaAAGCAACACTTGATTGGTTTAAGGTGAAATATTTAAATgacttggaatggcctagtcaaagcccagacctcaatccaattgagaatctgtgttatgacttaaagattgctgtacaccagcagaacccatccaacttgaaggagctggagcagttttgccttgaatggGCAAaagtcccagtggctagatgtgcccaAGCTTATAgacacataccccaagagacttgcagctgtaaatgCTGCAAAAGGtgcctctacaaagtattgacttagggGGGTGAATagtcttgaactgcactgttggttaagggcttgtaagtaagcatttcacggtaaagtctacacttgttgtattcggcacatgtga encodes:
- the LOC135558778 gene encoding protein SSXT-like isoform X5, producing MSVAFAPHRQRGKGDITPAGIQKLLDENNQLIQCIMDFQSKGKTAECSQYQQMLHRNLVYLATIADSNQNMQSLLPAKCDSPTPPEVKLEPPTQNMPMGPGGMNPSGAPGPQPPHGHNMPPEGMVSGGPTAPHMQNQMNGQMPGPNHMPMQGPGPGPNQPPNMPGSGAMNMPPSSHGSMGGYNHAVPSSQGMPAQGQMNMTQGQGPMGNYGPRPNMNMQPNQGPMMHQQPPSQQYNMPPGGGGQHYQGQQNPMGMMGQVNPGNHVMGQRPMPPYRPPQQGPPQQYPGQEDYYGDQYSHAGQGASEGNAQYGQQQEAYQQGPQQQGYPPQQQYPGQQGYPGQQQGYGPSQGAPGQYPQGYPQGQGQQYGAYRGPQPGPPQAQQQRPYPGYDQGQYGNYQQ
- the LOC135558778 gene encoding protein SSXT-like isoform X1 gives rise to the protein MSVAFAPHRQRGKGDITPAGIQKLLDENNQLIQCIMDFQSKGKTAECSQYQQMLHRNLVYLATIADSNQNMQSLLPAKCDSPTPPEVKLEPPTQNMPMGPGGMNPSGAPGPQPPHGHNMPPEGMVSGGPTAPHMQNQMNGQMPGPNHMPMQGPGPGPNQPPNMPGSGAMNMPPSSHGSMGGYNHAVPSSQGMPAQGQMNMTQGQGPMGNYGPRPNMNMQPNQGPMMHQQPPSQQYNMPPGGGGQHYQGQQNPMGMMGQVNPGNHVMGQRPMPPYRPPQQGPPQQYPGQEDYYGDQYSHAGQGASEERDPAANQQSPYEKDHGNAQYGQQQEAYQQGPQQQGYPPQQQYPGQQGYPGQQQGYGPSQGAPGQYPQGYPQGQGQQYGAYRGPQPGPPQAQQQRPYPGYDQGQYGNYQQ
- the LOC135558778 gene encoding protein SSXT-like isoform X6 — its product is MSVAFAPHRQRGKGDITPAGIQKLLDENNQLIQCIMDFQSKGKTAECSQYQQMLHRNLVYLATIADSNQNMQSLLPAKCDSPTPPEVKLEPPTQNMPMGPGGMNPSGAPGPQPPHGHNMPPEGMVSGGPTAPHMQNQMNGQMPGPNHMPMQGPGPGPNQPPNMPGSGAMNMPPSSHGSMGGYNHAVPSSQGMPAQGQMNMTQGQGPMGNYGPRPNMNMQPNQGPMMHQQPPSQQYNMPPGGGGQHYQGQQNPMGMMGQVNPGNHVMGQRPMPPYRPPQQERDPAANQQSPYEKDHGNAQYGQQQEAYQQGPQQQGYPPQQQYPGQQGYPGQQQGYGPSQGAPGQYPQGYPQGQGQQYGAYRGPQPGPPQAQQQRPYPGYDQGQYGNYQQ
- the LOC135558778 gene encoding protein SSXT-like isoform X10, with translation MSVAFAPHRQRGKGDITPAGIQKLLDENNQLIQCIMDFQSKGKTAECSQYQQMLHRNLVYLATIADSNQNMQSLLPAPPTQNMPMGPGGMNPSGAPGPQPPHGHNMPPEGMVSGGPTAPHMQNQMNGQMPGPNHMPMQGPGPGPNQPPNMPGSGAMNMPPSSHGSMGGYNHAVPSSQGMPAQGQMNMTQGQGPMGNYGPRPNMNMQPNQGPMMHQQPPSQQYNMPPGGGGQHYQGQQNPMGMMGQVNPGNHVMGQRPMPPYRPPQQGNAQYGQQQEAYQQGPQQQGYPPQQQYPGQQGYPGQQQGYGPSQGAPGQYPQGYPQGQGQQYGAYRGPQPGPPQAQQQRPYPGYDQGQYGNYQQ
- the LOC135558778 gene encoding protein SSXT-like isoform X4, with the translated sequence MSVAFAPHRQRGKGDITPAGIQKLLDENNQLIQCIMDFQSKGKTAECSQYQQMLHRNLVYLATIADSNQNMQSLLPAPPTQNMPMGPGGMNPSGAPGPQPPHGHNMPPEGMVSGGPTAPHMQNQMNGQMPGPNHMPMQGPGPGPNQPPNMPGSGAMNMPPSSHGSMGGYNHAVPSSQGMPAQGQMNMTQGQGPMGNYGPRPNMNMQPNQGPMMHQQPPSQQYNMPPGGGGQHYQGQQNPMGMMGQVNPGNHVMGQRPMPPYRPPQQGPPQQYPGQEDYYGDQYSHAGQGASEERDPAANQQSPYEKDHGNAQYGQQQEAYQQGPQQQGYPPQQQYPGQQGYPGQQQGYGPSQGAPGQYPQGYPQGQGQQYGAYRGPQPGPPQAQQQRPYPGYDQGQYGNYQQ
- the LOC135558778 gene encoding protein SSXT-like isoform X3, whose protein sequence is MSVAFAPHRQRGKGDITPAGIQKLLDENNQLIQCIMDFQSKGKTAECSQYQQMLHRNLVYLATIADSNQNMQSLLPAKCDSPTPPEVKLEPPTQNMPMGPGGMNPSGAPGPQPPHGHNMPPEGMVSGGPTAPHMQNQMNGQMPGPNHMPMQGPGPGPNQPPNMPGSGAMNMPPSSHGSMGGYNHAVPSSQGMPAQGQMNMTQGQGPMGNYGPRPNMNMQPNQGPMMHQQPPSQQYNMPPGGGGQHYQGQQNPMGMMGQVNPGNHVMGQRPMPPYRPPQQGPPQQYPGQEDYYGDQYSHAGQGASEERDPAANQQSPYEKDHGNAQYGQQQEAYQQGPQQQGYPPQQQYPGQQGYPGQQQGYGPSQGAPGQYPQGYPQGQGQQYGAYRGPQPGPPQAQQQRPYPGYDQGHMRK
- the LOC135558778 gene encoding protein SSXT-like isoform X7, producing the protein MSVAFAPHRQRGKGDITPAGIQKLLDENNQLIQCIMDFQSKGKTAECSQYQQMLHRNLVYLATIADSNQNMQSLLPAPPTQNMPMGPGGMNPSGAPGPQPPHGHNMPPEGMVSGGPTAPHMQNQMNGQMPGPNHMPMQGPGPGPNQPPNMPGSGAMNMPPSSHGSMGGYNHAVPSSQGMPAQGQMNMTQGQGPMGNYGPRPNMNMQPNQGPMMHQQPPSQQYNMPPGGGGQHYQGQQNPMGMMGQVNPGNHVMGQRPMPPYRPPQQGPPQQYPGQEDYYGDQYSHAGQGASEGNAQYGQQQEAYQQGPQQQGYPPQQQYPGQQGYPGQQQGYGPSQGAPGQYPQGYPQGQGQQYGAYRGPQPGPPQAQQQRPYPGYDQGQYGNYQQ
- the LOC135558778 gene encoding protein SSXT-like isoform X2, yielding MSVAFAPHRQRGKGDITPAGIQKLLDENNQLIQCIMDFQSKGKTAECSQYQQMLHRNLVYLATIADSNQNMQSLLPACDSPTPPEVKLEPPTQNMPMGPGGMNPSGAPGPQPPHGHNMPPEGMVSGGPTAPHMQNQMNGQMPGPNHMPMQGPGPGPNQPPNMPGSGAMNMPPSSHGSMGGYNHAVPSSQGMPAQGQMNMTQGQGPMGNYGPRPNMNMQPNQGPMMHQQPPSQQYNMPPGGGGQHYQGQQNPMGMMGQVNPGNHVMGQRPMPPYRPPQQGPPQQYPGQEDYYGDQYSHAGQGASEERDPAANQQSPYEKDHGNAQYGQQQEAYQQGPQQQGYPPQQQYPGQQGYPGQQQGYGPSQGAPGQYPQGYPQGQGQQYGAYRGPQPGPPQAQQQRPYPGYDQGQYGNYQQ
- the LOC135558778 gene encoding protein SSXT-like isoform X8; translated protein: MDFQSKGKTAECSQYQQMLHRNLVYLATIADSNQNMQSLLPAKCDSPTPPEVKLEPPTQNMPMGPGGMNPSGAPGPQPPHGHNMPPEGMVSGGPTAPHMQNQMNGQMPGPNHMPMQGPGPGPNQPPNMPGSGAMNMPPSSHGSMGGYNHAVPSSQGMPAQGQMNMTQGQGPMGNYGPRPNMNMQPNQGPMMHQQPPSQQYNMPPGGGGQHYQGQQNPMGMMGQVNPGNHVMGQRPMPPYRPPQQGPPQQYPGQEDYYGDQYSHAGQGASEERDPAANQQSPYEKDHGNAQYGQQQEAYQQGPQQQGYPPQQQYPGQQGYPGQQQGYGPSQGAPGQYPQGYPQGQGQQYGAYRGPQPGPPQAQQQRPYPGYDQGQYGNYQQ
- the LOC135558778 gene encoding protein SSXT-like isoform X9, coding for MSVAFAPHRQRGKGDITPAGIQKLLDENNQLIQCIMDFQSKGKTAECSQYQQMLHRNLVYLATIADSNQNMQSLLPAKCDSPTPPEVKLEPPTQNMPMGPGGMNPSGAPGPQPPHGHNMPPEGMVSGGPTAPHMQNQMNGQMPGPNHMPMQGPGPGPNQPPNMPGSGAMNMPPSSHGSMGGYNHAVPSSQGMPAQGQMNMTQGQGPMGNYGPRPNMNMQPNQGPMMHQQPPSQQYNMPPGGGGQHYQGQQNPMGMMGQVNPGNHVMGQRPMPPYRPPQQGNAQYGQQQEAYQQGPQQQGYPPQQQYPGQQGYPGQQQGYGPSQGAPGQYPQGYPQGQGQQYGAYRGPQPGPPQAQQQRPYPGYDQGQYGNYQQ